The following coding sequences lie in one Streptomyces sp. NBC_00510 genomic window:
- a CDS encoding amidohydrolase family protein encodes MIIDAHCHQWNLALNRHAWLDDPGAAPLRRTFDRPDHGAAAQGLPLAGAVCVQAEESAAELAWLRRAETSAGIPTLGVVAAVDLSSPRISRHVAIFGDRTPDRATATAPVVGVRDARMLDAAGPGPDPAAMALLAERGLTVDLLVPDPGRLGAVVHLVAAYPANRFVLDHLPQVCPPGRSAAAHRAAMGVLAELPNLTVKVSGLRMEDSPGEPLRRLLRIAFEFFGSRRLMYGSDWPVSTAGRALGASVRTLSEHLGDLTDAERDDFWHRTALTAYGL; translated from the coding sequence GTGATCATCGACGCCCACTGCCACCAGTGGAACCTCGCCCTGAACCGCCACGCATGGCTCGACGACCCGGGCGCCGCTCCACTGCGCCGCACCTTCGACCGCCCCGACCACGGTGCCGCGGCACAGGGCCTGCCGCTGGCCGGGGCGGTCTGCGTCCAGGCGGAGGAATCGGCGGCCGAACTCGCCTGGCTCCGTCGGGCGGAGACCTCCGCCGGCATACCGACCCTGGGCGTGGTGGCGGCCGTCGACCTAAGCAGCCCACGAATCAGTCGTCACGTCGCGATTTTCGGGGACCGGACTCCTGACAGAGCGACCGCCACCGCCCCGGTGGTGGGCGTTCGCGACGCACGCATGCTCGACGCCGCGGGTCCGGGACCGGATCCGGCGGCGATGGCGCTGCTCGCCGAGCGAGGCCTCACCGTGGACCTGCTTGTTCCGGACCCCGGACGGCTGGGCGCCGTCGTTCACCTGGTCGCGGCGTATCCCGCCAACCGCTTCGTACTCGACCATCTGCCACAGGTGTGTCCCCCGGGGCGGTCGGCGGCCGCCCATCGCGCCGCCATGGGCGTCCTGGCGGAACTGCCGAACCTGACCGTCAAGGTCTCCGGGCTGCGGATGGAAGACAGCCCTGGAGAACCCCTGCGGCGCCTGCTCCGGATCGCCTTCGAGTTCTTCGGATCCCGCAGGCTGATGTACGGATCCGACTGGCCGGTCTCGACGGCCGGCCGCGCCCTCGGCGCGAGCGTGCGAACGCTCAGCGAGCACCTCGGCGATCTGACGGATGCCGAGCGCGACGACTTCTGGCACCGGACGGCCCTCACCGCCTACGGGCTGTGA
- a CDS encoding helix-turn-helix transcriptional regulator: MTDRAGLAAFLRARREALQPEDIGLPRGRRRRTGGLRREEVAALCDMSVDYYSRLEQPRGPHPSEQMLAAIARGLHLSLEERDHLFRLAGHALPRRVRRGDHLNPGMMRILDRLEDTPAQVMNHLGETLKQTRLAVALLGDETAYTGWSRSAHYRWFTDPSSRLVPESDVPEQSRLMAADLYGAYTRDGGDSPAGELVDALHQASPEFAALWRGHPVLGPSCAAKRFQHPQVGLLELHCQTLVDPDQSQRLLVYTAVPGTESHTNLQLLSVLG; encoded by the coding sequence ATGACGGACCGAGCCGGGCTGGCGGCGTTTCTCCGGGCACGCCGTGAGGCACTGCAACCCGAGGACATAGGGCTGCCGCGCGGGCGGCGCAGGCGCACCGGCGGGCTGCGCCGCGAGGAGGTGGCGGCCCTGTGCGACATGTCGGTCGACTACTACAGCCGGCTTGAGCAGCCGCGCGGCCCCCACCCCTCGGAGCAGATGCTCGCCGCGATCGCCCGCGGGCTGCACCTGTCGCTCGAGGAGCGCGACCACCTGTTCCGGCTCGCCGGTCACGCCCTGCCGCGAAGGGTGCGCCGCGGCGACCACCTCAACCCGGGCATGATGCGCATCCTGGACCGCTTGGAGGACACTCCGGCCCAGGTGATGAACCACCTGGGCGAGACGTTGAAGCAGACCCGCCTGGCCGTCGCGCTGCTCGGCGACGAGACGGCCTACACCGGGTGGTCCCGCAGCGCGCACTACCGCTGGTTCACCGATCCGTCCTCCCGCCTGGTGCCCGAGAGTGACGTCCCCGAGCAGAGCCGGCTGATGGCGGCGGACCTGTACGGCGCGTACACGCGCGACGGCGGCGACTCTCCGGCCGGCGAACTCGTCGACGCGCTCCACCAGGCCAGCCCGGAGTTCGCCGCGCTGTGGCGAGGGCATCCCGTGCTGGGCCCCTCCTGCGCAGCGAAACGCTTCCAGCACCCGCAGGTCGGACTACTGGAACTGCACTGCCAGACGCTCGTCGACCCCGACCAGTCGCAAAGGCTCCTGGTCTATACCGCGGTGCCAGGCACGGAGAGCCACACCAATCTCCAGCTCCTCTCCGTGCTCGGCTAG
- a CDS encoding LysR substrate-binding domain-containing protein, which translates to MPSSSTRPSDTAIAPSSTSAGQLGDVMKESAQIALSFLRSHRAERMSTLPPIFQGLGVAVVPDFAALTDYPMLRVLRIAGPPLPWELSLATASHGRPSPALRALLPLLDRYISGP; encoded by the coding sequence GTGCCCTCTTCATCGACTCGCCCGTCGGATACGGCAATCGCACCGTCGTCGACGAGCGCCGGGCAGCTGGGCGACGTGATGAAGGAGTCGGCGCAGATCGCGCTCTCCTTCCTGCGCTCGCACCGCGCCGAACGGATGTCAACGCTCCCGCCTATATTCCAGGGCCTCGGCGTGGCCGTGGTCCCCGATTTCGCCGCGCTGACCGACTACCCCATGCTGCGGGTACTGAGGATCGCCGGCCCTCCACTGCCCTGGGAACTGAGCCTGGCCACCGCGTCGCACGGCAGACCCAGCCCCGCCCTGCGGGCCCTGCTGCCGTTGCTCGACCGGTACATCAGCGGTCCTTGA
- a CDS encoding carbohydrate-binding protein, with amino-acid sequence MGMIFKRSALALMTATAAIALTVTLPAPAQAAGSTHYVSPAGWDTNPGTSGSPFRTVQKCAATAVAGDTCVIASGTYRETVTPAHSGTPSARITFRAADGANVVIDGSDPVTNWSAVSASDLSALQAADPFLTGTEFSSAAASGRIFRASVVLNASLPGNQVFVDGGMLGEAQWPYPGNNPTRPVHYSADAGTTTTLYDSELTQPAGFWTGARLTSHNWFVSETGTVTASGPGSVTAAGLPSCVGLGPNQQNLYSLSGKLEALSHPGQWFYDATAHQLYLWTADGGNPGSHAVEAKQRNVAINLSGRSYISVVGLGIRAATAQTSATSTGNVFDGIRADYVSHSMDLDVDPNKVTPTDACDVLTAGETTTGILLRGTSNTLRNSTVDHSSGNGVLIAGSGNVVTNNRITNVDYRGSYAAGINILGTDQTVTHNTVANSGRSDINIDNKVAGTIASGHDISYNDLSDYGNLVVDVGAIYICCNVNLAGTTIHHNLLHDAAPLAASAPAPGVYLDLSTYNATVHNNVAWNGTTYGVVLINPNGGSTSGNKIYNNTSGTDPKSVSLFGGTYTTTEVANNIGDADTAAGVTSSSNLAHTTNPLFTNPTALDFSLTSASPARGAAVVRPPATDGYTDPAPSIGAYQYGVPTWQGGTRMARAIVQGESYTSSSGVSTHSAGTGTVMGSFDGGDWAQYGGVDFGSGRNLFSASIGSELPYSGGRFEIRIDSLTGPVIGTVTVENTGGFDTFLTKTVPITLTSGTHDVYLKALGTGPGVANIDHFSVERIASQVEAESANASSGTTVATGGTGKVAGSFDGGDSLTFRSVDFGTGRTVFAANLAVDPAYAGQSFAVRLGSCSGTTVGTMTVASTGGWSAYRTQSTPIAPTSGVHDVVLVALGNRAGVANVDWFSFE; translated from the coding sequence ATGGGAATGATCTTCAAGCGCAGCGCGCTCGCCTTGATGACGGCGACGGCAGCCATAGCACTCACCGTCACACTCCCGGCGCCCGCCCAGGCGGCCGGATCCACCCACTACGTGAGTCCCGCCGGTTGGGACACCAATCCGGGCACCTCGGGCTCTCCCTTCCGGACCGTGCAGAAGTGCGCGGCGACCGCGGTCGCCGGCGACACCTGCGTGATCGCGTCGGGGACCTACCGAGAAACCGTCACCCCGGCCCACAGCGGAACCCCTTCGGCCAGGATCACCTTCCGCGCCGCCGATGGCGCGAACGTCGTCATCGACGGCAGTGACCCGGTGACGAACTGGTCGGCGGTCTCCGCGTCGGACCTCTCCGCACTGCAGGCGGCCGATCCCTTCCTGACGGGAACGGAGTTCTCGTCCGCCGCCGCCTCCGGAAGAATCTTCCGGGCGAGTGTCGTGCTGAACGCCTCCCTCCCCGGGAACCAGGTGTTCGTCGACGGAGGCATGCTCGGCGAGGCCCAGTGGCCGTACCCGGGCAACAACCCGACCCGGCCCGTTCACTACTCGGCGGACGCCGGCACCACAACGACGCTGTACGACTCGGAACTCACCCAGCCCGCGGGCTTCTGGACCGGCGCGAGACTCACCTCGCACAACTGGTTCGTCAGTGAGACCGGCACGGTGACCGCTTCCGGCCCCGGCTCCGTGACGGCGGCCGGACTGCCGTCGTGCGTCGGGCTCGGCCCCAACCAGCAGAACTTGTACTCCCTCTCGGGCAAACTCGAGGCCCTCAGCCACCCTGGTCAGTGGTTCTACGACGCGACCGCCCACCAGCTGTATCTGTGGACCGCCGACGGCGGCAACCCCGGCTCGCACGCCGTCGAGGCCAAACAGCGCAACGTGGCCATCAACTTGTCCGGGCGCTCCTACATCTCGGTCGTGGGCCTCGGAATCCGCGCCGCGACCGCGCAGACCTCGGCCACCTCCACCGGGAACGTGTTCGACGGGATACGGGCCGACTACGTCTCCCACTCCATGGACCTCGACGTCGACCCGAACAAGGTCACCCCAACCGACGCCTGCGATGTCCTGACTGCCGGCGAGACCACCACTGGCATCCTGCTGCGTGGCACTTCCAACACGCTCCGCAACAGCACCGTCGACCACAGCTCCGGCAACGGTGTCCTGATCGCCGGATCCGGCAACGTCGTGACCAACAACCGCATCACGAACGTCGATTACCGCGGCAGCTACGCCGCCGGGATCAACATCCTCGGCACAGATCAGACCGTCACGCACAACACCGTGGCCAACAGCGGACGCAGCGACATCAACATCGACAACAAGGTCGCTGGCACCATCGCCTCAGGTCACGACATCAGCTACAACGACCTGTCCGACTACGGCAATCTCGTCGTCGACGTCGGAGCGATCTACATCTGCTGCAACGTCAACCTCGCAGGCACCACGATCCACCACAACCTGCTCCATGACGCCGCGCCGCTCGCAGCCAGCGCCCCGGCACCCGGCGTGTACCTGGACCTGTCCACCTACAACGCGACCGTCCACAATAACGTCGCGTGGAACGGCACCACCTACGGTGTCGTGCTGATCAACCCGAACGGCGGAAGCACTTCGGGCAACAAGATCTACAACAACACCAGCGGAACCGACCCGAAATCCGTCAGCCTGTTCGGCGGCACCTACACGACAACGGAAGTGGCCAACAACATCGGCGACGCCGACACCGCGGCAGGTGTCACCTCGTCCAGCAACCTCGCACACACCACCAATCCGTTGTTCACCAACCCCACAGCGCTCGACTTCAGTCTCACCTCGGCCTCGCCCGCACGCGGTGCCGCGGTGGTGCGACCGCCGGCCACGGACGGGTACACCGATCCCGCACCGAGCATCGGCGCCTACCAGTACGGCGTGCCCACGTGGCAAGGCGGGACCCGCATGGCGCGGGCGATCGTCCAGGGCGAGTCGTACACCAGCAGCAGTGGCGTCTCCACGCACAGCGCGGGCACCGGCACCGTGATGGGCAGTTTCGACGGCGGCGACTGGGCACAGTACGGCGGCGTCGACTTCGGCAGCGGCCGTAACCTGTTCTCGGCGAGCATCGGCAGTGAACTGCCCTACTCAGGCGGCCGGTTCGAGATCCGGATCGACTCACTGACCGGACCCGTCATCGGAACCGTCACCGTCGAGAACACCGGCGGCTTCGACACCTTCCTGACCAAGACGGTCCCCATCACCCTCACCAGTGGCACGCACGACGTGTACCTCAAGGCCCTCGGGACCGGGCCCGGGGTCGCCAACATCGACCACTTCTCGGTGGAACGGATCGCCTCGCAGGTGGAGGCGGAGTCAGCCAACGCCTCGTCGGGCACCACGGTCGCCACCGGGGGGACCGGCAAGGTCGCGGGATCCTTCGACGGCGGTGACTCCCTCACCTTCCGCTCGGTCGACTTCGGCACCGGCCGGACCGTCTTCGCGGCAAACCTTGCCGTCGACCCGGCCTACGCCGGGCAGTCCTTCGCCGTCCGGCTCGGCAGCTGCTCCGGCACGACCGTCGGAACGATGACGGTCGCGTCCACCGGCGGCTGGTCGGCGTACAGAACCCAGTCCACCCCGATCGCCCCCACCAGCGGAGTCCACGACGTGGTCCTCGTCGCTCTCGGCAACAGGGCAGGAGTGGCGAACGTGGACTGGTTCTCCTTCGAGTGA
- a CDS encoding FAD-binding oxidoreductase, whose amino-acid sequence MDGIKQQALDGLRESLRGPVVAAGDAGYDEARSIYNAMIDRRPAAIAGCVDVADVRTVISFAQDTGVDLAVRGGGHSGPGLCLVDDALTLDLTPMRWVHVDPQTRTARVGGGSQQGDFDHAAHAFGLATPTGTISTTGIGGLTLGGGHGHLTRRYGLTIDNLVSADVVLADGTFVTASESDHPDLFWALRGGGGNFGVVTSFTFRLHPVDTVGVGLTVWPVDHTREVLQWYRDFLPAAPEELSGFFALLTVPPGPPFPEPIHGQKVCGVVWCYTGDLEGDGLEKALTVVNQPGPPAFHFTSPMPYPALQSLFDGLMPKGLQWYWRGDFFDAIPDEAIGIHEKYGQNLPTSLSTMHMYPVDGATRQTGADETAWAYRHASWSGVIAGIDPEPANADLVRQWCVDYWTDLHPHSMGGAYINFLGEQESTDRIPGTYRGHYDRLASIKGRYDPDNFFHANQNIPPASS is encoded by the coding sequence ATGGACGGCATCAAGCAGCAGGCCTTGGACGGCCTGCGCGAGTCACTGCGGGGACCTGTTGTCGCTGCAGGGGACGCAGGCTACGACGAGGCCCGCAGTATCTACAACGCCATGATCGACCGGCGTCCGGCGGCTATCGCTGGCTGCGTGGACGTGGCGGATGTACGGACCGTGATCTCCTTCGCCCAGGACACTGGGGTGGACCTGGCGGTCCGCGGCGGCGGACACAGTGGTCCCGGGCTATGCCTAGTCGACGACGCGCTGACACTCGACCTGACACCTATGCGCTGGGTACACGTCGACCCACAGACGAGGACCGCGCGCGTAGGCGGCGGAAGCCAGCAGGGCGACTTTGACCATGCAGCGCATGCCTTCGGACTGGCAACTCCGACCGGGACCATATCGACCACCGGAATCGGCGGTCTCACCCTCGGCGGCGGCCACGGGCACCTGACTCGCAGGTACGGGCTGACCATCGACAACCTCGTGTCCGCCGACGTCGTCCTCGCTGACGGCACGTTCGTCACCGCATCAGAGAGCGACCACCCGGACCTGTTCTGGGCTCTGCGGGGCGGCGGAGGCAACTTCGGTGTCGTCACATCGTTCACCTTCCGGCTGCACCCCGTGGACACCGTCGGTGTCGGGTTGACCGTTTGGCCCGTCGACCACACCCGCGAAGTACTCCAGTGGTATCGGGATTTCCTCCCCGCCGCGCCGGAAGAACTCTCCGGTTTCTTCGCCTTGCTGACCGTACCGCCTGGCCCGCCCTTCCCCGAGCCGATCCACGGGCAGAAGGTGTGCGGCGTGGTGTGGTGCTACACAGGCGACCTCGAAGGCGATGGCCTGGAGAAGGCGCTAACCGTCGTCAACCAGCCCGGGCCACCAGCGTTCCACTTCACCAGCCCCATGCCCTACCCCGCCCTACAAAGCCTGTTCGACGGGCTGATGCCAAAAGGGCTCCAGTGGTACTGGCGCGGCGACTTCTTCGATGCCATCCCCGACGAGGCCATCGGCATACACGAGAAGTACGGCCAGAATCTCCCCACCAGCCTGTCCACGATGCACATGTACCCGGTCGACGGTGCGACCCGCCAAACCGGCGCCGACGAAACGGCCTGGGCCTACCGGCACGCCTCGTGGTCCGGCGTCATCGCCGGCATCGACCCCGAACCCGCGAATGCCGATCTGGTGCGTCAATGGTGCGTCGACTACTGGACCGACCTGCATCCCCACTCCATGGGCGGTGCCTACATCAACTTCCTCGGCGAACAGGAGAGCACCGATCGGATTCCGGGCACCTACCGCGGTCACTACGACCGACTCGCCTCAATCAAGGGCCGCTACGACCCCGACAACTTCTTCCACGCCAACCAGAACATCCCACCCGCCTCTTCGTAA
- a CDS encoding ribonuclease activity regulator RraA gives MTHRSAAVPLDTASDTAQHRTATEEPPTVWPLPVRGEPWTRPDRTLVDGLSRVSSATACAKLHELGIRRTFVEGPMSMEPGTKITGPALTLQFMPQREDVASGLGQEYVERNTALWAVLEAVRPGDVLVVQAYGSAFTGCFGDMLVRYFKKKGGAGIVVDGRIRDSERVRRLGVPIWCTGTTPHYASQSELFPWAYDVPVATGGVLCLPGDMVVADDDGAVVVPRAKSEQVVRSASDHEEWEVFSRMRIDAGARLSDYYPLSPDSRAEYEQWRAARPS, from the coding sequence GTGACCCACCGGTCCGCCGCAGTCCCCCTCGACACCGCATCCGACACCGCACAACACAGGACCGCCACCGAGGAGCCGCCCACGGTGTGGCCGCTGCCCGTCCGCGGGGAGCCCTGGACCCGCCCCGACCGCACTCTCGTCGACGGGCTGAGCCGCGTGAGTTCCGCCACGGCCTGTGCCAAACTCCACGAACTCGGCATCCGGCGCACCTTCGTAGAGGGACCCATGTCGATGGAGCCCGGGACGAAGATCACCGGCCCCGCGCTCACCCTGCAGTTCATGCCCCAGCGCGAAGACGTGGCCAGCGGACTCGGCCAGGAGTACGTCGAACGCAACACGGCGCTGTGGGCGGTACTGGAGGCCGTCCGCCCCGGCGACGTCCTCGTCGTCCAGGCCTACGGCAGCGCCTTCACCGGCTGCTTCGGTGACATGCTCGTGCGTTACTTCAAGAAGAAGGGCGGCGCCGGAATCGTCGTCGACGGCCGCATCCGCGACTCCGAGCGAGTGCGCCGCCTCGGTGTTCCCATCTGGTGCACGGGAACCACGCCGCACTACGCCTCCCAGTCCGAACTGTTCCCATGGGCTTACGACGTCCCCGTCGCGACCGGCGGCGTGCTGTGTCTGCCCGGCGACATGGTCGTGGCGGACGACGACGGCGCGGTGGTCGTCCCCCGCGCCAAGTCCGAGCAGGTCGTGCGGAGCGCCTCGGACCACGAGGAGTGGGAGGTCTTCAGCCGTATGCGGATCGACGCCGGCGCGCGCCTGTCCGACTACTACCCTCTCAGCCCGGACAGCCGTGCCGAGTACGAGCAGTGGCGGGCGGCCCGGCCCTCATGA
- a CDS encoding aldo/keto reductase — MTGDTPAPPRNAFGLGCAPIGDLYGPVDPGTAVATVVAGIEAGAGLLDTAPKYGDGLSERRVGEALAATGRRTFRLSTKVGWLIGEGRPPRPAFGGDDIRRSLECSMRRLGVDRLDIVHVHDPDDHMDEAVTQAVPALIRLRDEGVIQAVGAGMNSNGLLSELVRRADLDCVLIAGRYTLLEQPALEDLLPLCVRRGVDVIAGGVYNSGLLADPRPGAPYNYRPVPDDVLARALRIKEVCTSHAVPLRAAALQFPLGHPAVTTVLVGAATPAEVVENLDLVRLPLPGRLWEDLRAAGLLDPLAPLP, encoded by the coding sequence ATGACCGGTGACACGCCGGCCCCGCCGCGGAACGCGTTCGGGCTGGGCTGCGCCCCCATTGGCGACCTGTACGGGCCGGTCGATCCTGGCACGGCTGTCGCGACGGTGGTCGCGGGTATCGAGGCGGGGGCCGGGCTGCTGGACACGGCGCCCAAGTACGGTGACGGGCTGTCCGAGCGGCGGGTCGGCGAGGCACTTGCTGCCACTGGGCGTCGGACGTTCCGGCTGTCGACCAAGGTGGGGTGGTTGATCGGCGAAGGACGACCCCCCCGGCCGGCGTTCGGTGGTGATGACATCAGGCGGAGCCTGGAATGCAGTATGCGGCGGCTCGGGGTCGACCGGCTCGACATCGTCCATGTGCATGACCCGGACGACCACATGGACGAGGCCGTCACGCAGGCCGTGCCGGCCCTGATCAGGCTGCGGGACGAGGGCGTGATCCAGGCTGTCGGCGCGGGCATGAACAGCAACGGATTGCTGTCCGAACTGGTGCGGCGGGCGGATCTGGACTGCGTCCTGATCGCCGGTCGCTACACCCTGCTGGAACAGCCCGCACTGGAGGATCTGCTGCCTCTGTGCGTCCGGCGCGGGGTCGACGTCATTGCCGGTGGGGTGTACAACTCCGGGTTGCTCGCCGACCCCCGGCCCGGCGCTCCGTACAACTACCGACCCGTGCCCGACGACGTGCTCGCGCGCGCCCTGAGGATCAAGGAGGTCTGCACGAGTCACGCCGTGCCGCTCAGGGCGGCCGCCCTGCAGTTCCCCCTGGGCCATCCCGCGGTGACGACCGTCCTGGTAGGTGCCGCGACGCCCGCGGAGGTCGTCGAGAATCTGGACCTGGTCCGGCTTCCGCTGCCCGGCCGGTTGTGGGAGGACCTGAGGGCGGCCGGGCTGCTCGACCCGCTGGCGCCGCTGCCGTGA
- a CDS encoding aldehyde dehydrogenase family protein: protein MNETPDVPFPAPSHWIGGRAVPGSGPLIDVINPADDSVVATVAQGTSEDVDKAVDAALAAFPAWSATAPEDRIAVIRRVAEGMQKHSEEIAATITLEMGAPITFSRQAQAGFPVASTLAAIVTAERFEWTETVENSLIIREPIGVVGAITPWNFPLQQLVTKVVPALLAGNTVVLKPSELSPLSARIFAEIATEAGLPAGVLNVVQGTGPVVGEAISRHPKIDMVSFTGSTAAGRRVSAAASETVKRVALELGGKAAHIILTDADLDFAVNRGLAYAWGNGGQACGAYTRMLVPGHLQETVVEKLRAAAAAYTVGDPANEGTRIGPLASETQRQRVDGYIRRGIADGATLVVGGAGRPEGLETGAYVKPTIFADVDPDSAIAQEEIFGPVLVVIPYTDDDHAVEIANDTVYGLNGAVTGDEEHAVAVARRLRVGQVDVNGGPHNFQAPFGGYKQSGNGREMGRAGLEEFLETKAITR, encoded by the coding sequence ATGAACGAAACCCCCGATGTTCCCTTTCCGGCCCCGTCCCACTGGATCGGCGGCCGCGCGGTCCCAGGTTCCGGTCCGCTGATCGACGTCATCAACCCGGCCGACGACTCCGTGGTCGCCACCGTTGCCCAGGGCACTTCCGAGGACGTCGACAAGGCCGTGGACGCGGCGCTCGCCGCCTTCCCCGCCTGGTCGGCGACCGCCCCCGAGGACCGCATCGCCGTGATCCGGCGCGTGGCCGAAGGGATGCAGAAGCACTCCGAGGAGATCGCCGCAACGATCACCCTGGAAATGGGCGCACCGATCACGTTCTCGCGTCAGGCACAGGCCGGCTTCCCGGTGGCGTCGACCCTTGCCGCGATCGTGACGGCCGAGCGGTTCGAGTGGACCGAGACGGTGGAGAACTCGCTGATCATCCGCGAGCCCATCGGCGTCGTGGGCGCCATCACCCCCTGGAACTTCCCCCTCCAGCAGCTCGTGACCAAGGTCGTCCCGGCTCTGCTGGCCGGCAACACCGTGGTCCTCAAGCCGTCGGAGCTCTCGCCGCTGAGCGCCCGGATTTTCGCGGAGATCGCCACCGAGGCCGGTCTGCCGGCCGGTGTGCTGAACGTCGTGCAGGGCACCGGTCCGGTGGTCGGCGAGGCCATCTCGCGGCACCCGAAGATCGACATGGTGTCCTTCACCGGGTCCACGGCCGCCGGCAGGCGTGTCTCGGCCGCCGCCTCCGAGACCGTCAAGCGCGTCGCACTGGAGCTCGGTGGCAAGGCCGCCCACATCATCCTTACCGACGCCGACCTCGACTTCGCCGTCAACCGCGGACTGGCCTACGCCTGGGGCAACGGCGGTCAGGCCTGCGGCGCCTACACGCGGATGCTCGTACCCGGCCACCTGCAGGAGACCGTCGTCGAGAAGCTGCGCGCCGCCGCCGCCGCTTACACCGTCGGCGACCCCGCCAACGAGGGCACCCGTATCGGCCCGCTCGCCTCGGAGACCCAGCGCCAGCGCGTGGACGGCTACATCCGTCGCGGCATCGCCGACGGCGCCACGCTCGTCGTCGGCGGCGCCGGCCGCCCCGAGGGCCTCGAGACCGGCGCGTACGTCAAGCCCACGATCTTCGCCGATGTCGACCCCGACTCCGCCATCGCCCAGGAGGAGATCTTCGGCCCCGTCCTCGTGGTGATCCCCTACACCGACGACGACCACGCGGTCGAGATCGCCAACGACACGGTCTACGGACTCAACGGCGCCGTCACCGGCGACGAGGAGCACGCCGTGGCAGTCGCCCGGCGTCTTCGGGTCGGGCAGGTCGACGTGAACGGCGGGCCCCACAATTTCCAGGCGCCGTTCGGCGGTTACAAGCAGTCCGGCAACGGCCGGGAAATGGGCCGGGCCGGCCTTGAGGAGTTCCTCGAGACCAAGGCGATCACCCGCTGA
- a CDS encoding carbohydrate ABC transporter permease: MTHQSPPALTGSSGTATMTAAAGPPPAPAPGTGPGGQAAGRPDRPRGPGRGVRVARAAVLGVGALVMLVPLWVLVVNAFKSEQDIRTSPFGLPLSRLSLSHLADALHNPDFNVVKAYGITALFVVLVNVLSLLVAAPVSYVIARGTSRWHTGLLLLFVAGTFVPSQVLLIPVVYVLKYLGLMGTVPGFVLFETTLTLPVSVFLYSAYIRTVPRELDQAAAVDGAGRLRTFWLIVFPLMRPIVATAVILHTLGVWNDFANPQIILGPGSGLYTVTTGVYAAVGKYSTHYAVVFPNLLLAIAPALAFFVIMQRHIISGLTAGATKG, encoded by the coding sequence ATGACCCACCAGTCACCGCCCGCCCTGACCGGATCCTCCGGCACTGCCACCATGACGGCCGCCGCCGGGCCGCCGCCTGCCCCTGCTCCAGGAACCGGACCCGGTGGTCAAGCCGCGGGGCGGCCGGACCGTCCCCGCGGACCGGGCCGCGGGGTGCGGGTGGCGCGGGCCGCGGTGCTGGGTGTCGGGGCCCTCGTCATGCTGGTGCCGCTGTGGGTGCTGGTGGTCAACGCGTTCAAGTCGGAACAGGACATCCGGACCTCCCCGTTCGGGCTGCCGCTGTCGCGGCTGAGTCTGTCCCACCTGGCCGACGCCCTGCACAACCCCGACTTCAACGTGGTGAAGGCGTACGGCATCACGGCGCTGTTCGTCGTCCTGGTCAACGTGCTGTCGCTGCTGGTGGCGGCGCCCGTCTCGTACGTGATCGCCAGGGGGACGTCCCGATGGCACACCGGGCTGCTGCTGTTGTTCGTCGCCGGAACCTTCGTGCCCAGCCAGGTGCTGCTCATCCCCGTCGTCTACGTGCTGAAGTACCTCGGCCTGATGGGCACGGTCCCCGGTTTCGTGCTGTTCGAGACCACGCTGACCCTGCCGGTCTCGGTGTTCCTGTACAGCGCGTACATCCGCACCGTGCCCCGGGAGCTCGACCAGGCCGCCGCGGTCGACGGCGCGGGGCGGCTGCGGACCTTCTGGCTGATCGTGTTCCCGCTGATGCGGCCCATCGTGGCGACCGCGGTCATCCTGCACACGCTCGGCGTCTGGAACGACTTCGCGAACCCGCAGATCATCCTCGGTCCGGGCAGCGGCCTCTACACCGTCACCACCGGCGTGTACGCGGCCGTCGGCAAGTACTCCACCCACTACGCCGTGGTCTTCCCCAACCTGCTGCTCGCCATCGCCCCCGCGCTCGCCTTCTTCGTGATCATGCAGCGGCACATCATCAGCGGCCTGACGGCCGGCGCGACGAAGGGCTGA